The following DNA comes from Thermogemmatispora onikobensis.
AGTCCCACCCAGCTGAGAGGACACGAGGTAGAATGGAAAGAGAGATAGGACATCTTTCATAAGCAGAGCGCGCAGACTCAGAGTGCAGGTCCGCATGATGATGGTATGCTTTACAGAGAGAAGGGGTGTCGCGGTTCAATGTCGCGATCATGTCACCTATCCACAGGAATAACCGTTAGACTACAATGTAGTTATCGGTGATCCTTTCTCTCTCCATTGAGCTGACAGAGACAAAGGGAAGGAGTACACAATGTCAGGGCTTGTCTTTCCGCCGGCAGCCCAACGCCCACGCAGCGCTATTATCTTGATTGTCGAGGACGATGCCGACTTCGGCAAGTTTCTGGAGGAGGTTATTAACAGTGAAACCCCCTACCAGGCGGCTCTTGCCGATAATGGCTCCTGCGCCCTGGAGAAGGCCAAGCGCCTCCGTCCCTGCCTTCTGCTCCTCGACTATAAGCTCCCGGACATCAACGGCCTGGAGGTCTTTGATCGCTTGCAGGAGATGGAGGAGACGCGCGGTACCCCAGCCATTATGATGAGCGCCGACCTGCCCTACGAGGAGCTGCAGCAGCGCGGTATCCATCCCCTGCGCAAGCCGATGGACATCCGGCGCGTGATCCGCGTGATCACCCACGCCCTGGCTACAAGCGAAGAGCAGCAGCTGGCCCGCGCTCAACAGCCGTTCCAGCCGTTTCAGCCGCCCCAGCAGCAGCCATCACAGCAGCAATTGGTGCGCGCCCAATCCTGAATAGTGCTGACAGCCAGGCCATACATTGACCCGCGCCTTCCGCAGCAGCGTCGGGCGGCGGCTCCCCGTCGCCCGCACGAGGGCCAACTCGTTCATCAGTAGCCCTTCTGCAGGAGCGAGCCGAGAGCCCGAGGCAGAGCGAGATCTGGGCAGAGCGAGAGCGGGCGGGGCATCTTCCCTTTGTCTGGCAAGGCAAGCAAGGAGGCAAGCACACAGACAAGTGGAAAGCCAGTCTCATGCTCTTCTAGTCCGGCCACTCTGCTTCGGGCTTTTCCTCCCGCTCCTCTACTCTACACTTCATCTCTATCCTCCTGCTCGATTTGACGCCTGGCTCATCTCATCAGCCCCCCCAGAGTCCCCAACTCACAGGCAGACAGAAGCGGCCTTTTCACTCTCCGTTTTACGTACCGGCCATGCTCTCCGTAATATCTGATAGGGAGGGTTCGCATTTTGAGGAAGAAGGAACGTCTTGCCATCCCTTGACACACTTGCTACAATGCGCTTAGAACGCCTTTCGGCAACATACTACCTGCTCATCGCAGCACCCAGACAAGGGCTGCTCGCTCACAGAGAGAAGAGAAACGGGGGTCCGCATGCAGTCGATATTTCATGGCGATCGATACGAGAGAGAGAGGCCCTGGGACCGCCAGGGGCAGGCGGTGAACGAGGGTTCAGATTTCTACTACGATGAGCAGGCGAACCGCTGGGCCGTACTCCGACATGAGGTAGAGGTGGGAGAGGATATGCGGGAGGAGCACACCCTGGCCGGCTGGGAGCAGCGGGATACGGAAGAGGAGATGATCGCTACTGAGGCGCCCGTCGACGCCGAGGAGCGCTGCGATGAGCCGCGCCATGTTGATATTGTGGTGGCCGGTGTAGGCGGCGGAGGCACCAATGCGGTGAATCGCATGATTGATATGAATGTCCGGGGCGTGCGTTTCATCGCAATGAATACGGATGCGCAGGTGCTGGAGCTGTCACAGGCCCCACTGCGGATTAGCCTGGGCCACCATTATACTAAGGGTTTGGGAGCAGGCGGTAACGCGGCTGTCGGTATGCGGGCCGCCACGGAGAGCGCTGCGGAGATTCGTGCCGCGCTCAAGGATGCTGACCTGGTCTTTATCGCCGCCGGTTTGGGAGGAGGCACCGGTACGGGAGCTGCCCCAGTGGTGGCTTCAATCGCTCGCAAGCTGGGCGCCCTGACCATCGGCATTGTGACACTTCCGTTCAGCTTTGAAGGCTCTCGCCGCCGCCGCGTGGCTCAGGAGGGCCTGGCCGAGCTGAGCAAAGAGGTCGATGCGCTGATCACTATCCCCAACGATCGCTTGCTGATGTCGAGCACACGAGATCGCAGCCTGGCAGAGGCCTTCAAGGTCGCCGATGACGTGCTGCGCCAGGGAGTGCAAGGGATCGCAGAGGTCATTAATGTGCCGGGGCTGGTCAACGTCGATTTCGCCGATGTGCGGAATGTCTTGCGCGGCGCCGGCAGCGCTTTGATGAGTATCGGCGAGGGGAAGGGCCGCAATCGTGCTCAGGCTGCCGCCCAGCAGGCCATCGCTGGTGGCTTCCTGAATGTGACCATCAAGGGAGCGCACCGTGTGCTGTTCAATATTAGCGGTGGCGAGGATCTGACGCTTTTTGAGGTCAATGAGGTGGCAGAGTGCATTCGCAGCGTGGTCGACGAGGCGGCAGATATTACCTTTGGAGCGGTCATCGATCCAACGTTGCAGGATAGCCTGCGAGTAACGCTGATTGCCGCTGGCATGGGGGAGCCACTGGCAGCCCAGCCGCCAGCGTTGATGGCGGGAACATCGCGCCCGGCTCAGCTCCAGGCACCAGCCCAGGCCAGCAACGGCACAGGCATGCCCGAACCGGCTCGGGCATCTCACCAGATGGTCCCTATGCCGCCTTTGACACCGCGCCCTTCTCTGTCCCACGGCGTCCCGGCTGCCTCAGCGGCCCCTTCGCGTCCACCTGCCTTGCCACGTCCGCAGCGTAGCCTGGAAGATCTGCGGGGCTTGCGTAGCCTGGCACGCCGCTACCAGGAGCGGCTGGAGCAGGAGCAGGAGGTTAGCGCTCCTCCCTTCCTGCGTCGTCGCTAGGAGGCAGAGAGGGGTCTCCGGGCCGGGAAGGGAGCGACGTCCTTCGCCAATGACCCCAGGACCACCATCGAGACAAGACAAGGCAAGCCAAGGGGAGCTGACCACCGCGGTGGCCAGTCTCCCCGCTGGCTAGCCTCCTCACAGGCCAGCTCTTCCCGTCGGCAGATGTGCTTGCCGAATAGCTAGAACATCGACATACCTCATCTCAGGCCCGCCTACACAAGCGCGAGGGAAGCAGCGGGAGCGCACGAGCAAGCCACTTCCTCTCTGAGGCGCCCGGCAGACGCGGCGAGCGATGCTAAGGGGTCGCGCCGCTCTCATCCGATGTCTGAGCTGGAGCAGCGGCAGAGCTAGCAGCACGCCCCCGCTCACCGCCCTTCTTACCAATGCGCGAGTAGAAAGCCGAGCCTTGCTGACGCTTCGTCGACTCTCCGCCCTTCTTACCGATCTCAGAATAGAATTGCGGGCCGCGTTTCTGCTTGACCGCTTCGCCTCCCTTCTTACCGATTCTAGCGTAGAACTCCGTACCATACTTCTCGCGCACAGCCTGACCGCCATGCTTGGCCTTCTGCGATCCGGGTTCCGGTCCGCGTTTATTGTTCGCCATAGAAGGTCCCGCCTCTCTTTCACTCAAATCCACGTTTACCCAACAACGCGGCGAGACAGTCTCTGCTCCCAGCGAGAGAGACAGAAATCTCGCAGCCTTCTAGCTAGCGCAAGGGATGCTTGCGAGCCTGAGCCACGCGGTTGGCGATCAGGGCCGCGGTGATGCCCGCGCCGACGCCGTTATC
Coding sequences within:
- a CDS encoding response regulator; translated protein: MSGLVFPPAAQRPRSAIILIVEDDADFGKFLEEVINSETPYQAALADNGSCALEKAKRLRPCLLLLDYKLPDINGLEVFDRLQEMEETRGTPAIMMSADLPYEELQQRGIHPLRKPMDIRRVIRVITHALATSEEQQLARAQQPFQPFQPPQQQPSQQQLVRAQS
- the ftsZ gene encoding cell division protein FtsZ, translated to MQSIFHGDRYERERPWDRQGQAVNEGSDFYYDEQANRWAVLRHEVEVGEDMREEHTLAGWEQRDTEEEMIATEAPVDAEERCDEPRHVDIVVAGVGGGGTNAVNRMIDMNVRGVRFIAMNTDAQVLELSQAPLRISLGHHYTKGLGAGGNAAVGMRAATESAAEIRAALKDADLVFIAAGLGGGTGTGAAPVVASIARKLGALTIGIVTLPFSFEGSRRRRVAQEGLAELSKEVDALITIPNDRLLMSSTRDRSLAEAFKVADDVLRQGVQGIAEVINVPGLVNVDFADVRNVLRGAGSALMSIGEGKGRNRAQAAAQQAIAGGFLNVTIKGAHRVLFNISGGEDLTLFEVNEVAECIRSVVDEAADITFGAVIDPTLQDSLRVTLIAAGMGEPLAAQPPALMAGTSRPAQLQAPAQASNGTGMPEPARASHQMVPMPPLTPRPSLSHGVPAASAAPSRPPALPRPQRSLEDLRGLRSLARRYQERLEQEQEVSAPPFLRRR
- a CDS encoding KGG domain-containing protein; this encodes MANNKRGPEPGSQKAKHGGQAVREKYGTEFYARIGKKGGEAVKQKRGPQFYSEIGKKGGESTKRQQGSAFYSRIGKKGGERGRAASSAAAPAQTSDESGATP